A window of Methylocaldum szegediense genomic DNA:
TCGGCCGAAATGTCGACCGCGCCGTGTTGCTGCCGATACGCGCTCAAGGCCTGCTCCGCCCGTTCCAGGCGCTCTTTCACGATAGGCAGCTGGCTTTCGAGAAACGCCAGTTTCTGTGCGGCTTCCGCCGATTCCCAGTTCACCGTCGCGTTTACATAGGTGGTGGCGATGTCGTTCACCGATTTGGCGAGCTTCACGGGGTCGCGGCCCTTGAGTTCGACATTCAGGATGTCCGTGTCCTTGGAGGCTTCCTTGACGGTGAACGCCTTCTTGAGTTTTTCGATAGCTGTCAACCGGCTTTCCCGGCGCAGATCGAAATGCGTGCCGGGATGGGCCTTGAGCTCGGAAACCTTGATGACGATGGGTTTCTCTTCACCCACGTCGATCTCGACGCTGTCGCCCACCTGCCCTTCGCCCAGCCGTTCGCCCTTGGGACCGAGCAGTTGGAATCGCGCACCTTCAAGAGCAACCAGGGTGAAATCTTTCCCGAGGTAACGATCGGGCACGGTGAAATCGCCAATCTCGATCTTCTCACCGCCGAAGGCCCAACGGCTGAACCCCCACCAGGCACCAGCCACGCCGTCGCGCGGGTCGTGCCAGCGCGCGAGGGCTTCGCCGATCAGGGGAAAATACCGGGGCGAAACTTCCACCGCCAGATTCAATCCGTCGACGACTTTGCCGAGTACCGAACGGGATCTAAGAATCTCGACCTCCCGCTGCGCTCTCGGATTTTCGGCCTCCGCAGGGTATTTACTGGCCTCGCTGCGGAGCGGCGCGGTAAGCAGCGCCTTGTTCTTATCGATGCGCAGCAAGGCGTCCGCCTTGTAGGTGCGGGGAGCGAAGATCAGATAGACCACCGTCACCGTTAGCACCGCTGTCAGCGTCAACAGGATCGTCTTCTTGCCTTCGAGCAGCAGGTCGACGTAGTCCCTAATGCTGACGCCCGGCTCCTCGATCCTGGACGACCAGTTCGGCGACGGGGGAAGGATGATCTCGTTTTGTCCGTACGTGTTCATGGCTTAATTCACGTATCGATTCGGTTAAAAGGGTCGGAAATCGGTTCTTACTTTCGTGCCGTTTTGCTGGAAGCGTCTATCACTCCCCCGACCGGCCCAGGACAGCTCATAGGATGTGCTGCATGAACCACATCGTTCGCGATCGACGCCCTTCCTGAGCTTCGTCGAAGGGCCTGTCCTGAGCTTCATCGAAGGACGGTTTCTTCGTCACCGCTTCCGACGTGCTTATTCCGGCCTACCCAAAAACCGTCAGAACCCCCCATAGAACGCGCCTCGCGTCATGACCTGGCTGAACGACGACGGCAGGAGCTGGTTCAGTACCCTCGACCACTGGGTAACGCCTGCCGTGCCGACGAAAACAATGTCGTGCGGCTGCAAGGAAAACTGTTCCGCCAGAATCATGGCGTCGGGCGATTTCCCGTTGAGCTGGAAAATTTCCGGCTTGGCCTGTCCGGCGCGAATGACGTAGATTTCCTCCGCGTTCGACGTGTTGAAGTCGATTCCGTTGGATTCCGACAAGGCCTGAGCGAGCGTCATCCTGCCCTTGTGGATTTGCAGCGCCTGCTGCCGGCCCACTTCGCCGGTGACGAAGACCTTGGCGTGATAGCGATCGGGCACATGCAGCACGTCGCCGGCCTTAAGTTGCAGGTTTTGGCCGTTATCGCCCTGTTCATAGAGCGCTTGGAGATTGATCGGATAGAGTTTGTCCCCGCGCGCCAGCGTCACATGGCTCAGATCAGCCTCTGCCGTCACGCCGCCCGCACGGCTGATGGCTTCCGCGACATTGAGCGGCGAATCCACGATCGACTGGACACCGGGATACTTAACTTCGCCCACCACGGTGACTTTGTGGGCCTGAAACGCGAGCACGCGTACGTCCAGCTTGACCTTCTTGAAGTATTTGGAAAGTGCCTCGGTCAGCATGTCCCTGATCTCCGCAACGGTCTTGCCCGCCACGTGAACGGTGCCCACGTAGGGATAGAAGATCGTCCCATCATCGAGAACGACCTTGCCCGCCAGTTCGGGCGGAATATCCTCACCGCCCGGATCGTTCAGCTCGGGATGGTCCCAAACCGTGATCAGCAGCCGATCATGCGGCCCGACCCGGTAAGGCTCCGGTTCCGAGTTCGGCAGCGTGAGCGTGCGGGCGTCCTGCAGCCTGGCGTTTTCCCGCTCGATGATCAAATCGGCGGTGATCGGAACGATCTTCACTTTCTCCTTGACTAGCTTGCCGTCCTTCATTACCGGCACAACCGCATCCGAGACATCGCTGCCCCGTTTCATATCCATGCCCGGCGTCAGCGCGCAGCCGGAAAGAAAAACAACCAGCCACAACACCAAGACCGCGGCCATGGCATCCGATTTTCCAAGCAACGAACCCACGGTTGACGATGCGCTCATCTCCTATCCCCTCCCCGCGGACCTATTAATAGGCGTTCTTGTTGACGAAGCCGGACACGATGGTTCGTAAGGCGATTTCCAGGTCGAACCACACCGACCAGTTTTGGATGTAATAAAGATCGTGCTCGATGCGCTTGACGAGATCGGTGTCACCACGCCAGCCGTTCACCTGAGCCCAACCGGTGATGCCGGCCTTCACCATGTGCTTCTTCATGTAGTTCGGCACCTGATCCTTGAACACTTCCACAAAATCCGGACGTTCAGGGCGAGGACCCACCAGCGACATTTCGCCTTTGAGCACGTTGATAAGCTGTGGAAGTTCGTCCAAGCTGGTCCTGCGCAGGAACGCCCCGAACGGCGTTGCCCGATTCTCCCCGGGCTTGGCCCAGACCGGACCGGTCTTCGCCTCCGCATCCACCGGCATGGACCGGAACTTCAGCATGATGAACTTGCGATTGTTCCAACCTACCCGCTCCTGCCGGTAGAACACCGGGCCCGGCGAGCTGAGCTTCACCCCGATGGCGATCAGCAGCATCAGCGGGCTTGCCAGGATCAAAAGGATCAGCGCGAGCAAACGGTCTTCGATTTCCTTGATGTAGCGATTGATGCCGTGCAGAGGCGAGACTGAAATATCGAGGGTCGGTATGCCGGCGACTTCGTTCAGATTGAGGAACTTGCTCATCTTGAAGGCGAAGCAGTCGATCACCAGCCGAATGCTGACCGGCAAATGGCGCAACTCGTGAAGAACCTGCTCCGCGCGCGCCTCGCCCTTGAACGGAAACGCTACCCAGACTTCATCGATAGCCTCCCGGGTCACCAAGGAGGCCAGATCCTTCAGCCCGCCCAGCCGCGGCAGCGACACTGCTCCGACCAATCCCCTGGGTTCCGAACGATCGTCGACATAGCCAACCACCTGCAGACCGGCCCAGGGGGATTCGTTCAATTGGCGGCTCGCGGCAATCGCCATCTCGTTCAGCCCGACCATCACAATCCGGCCCTGCTGCCAGCCACGCGCCCGCAAGATTCGAAGTACGCGCGAAAGCACGGCGCGCGCGAGGACCACGAAGGCAAAACCCAGCACGCCCCAGGTTGCAATCCAGCGATAGCTGGAACCGAGCCAGACATGGAGACGGACTAAGGCAACAATGCAAACAACCGAAATCAGGGTGAATATCCAGGCGCGCAGAATACGGGCGATTTCCCCGCGCATCGCATCGTTCCGCCAGGGACGATAAATCTGCCCGATTTCGAAGAAAAAGATGGCTCCCAGAATGCCTATCGCGATCACGACCCTGTGGTCCGGGTCGATGACCGGTGTTCGATGCCAGAAATAAAAGGCGACCCAAGCCGCGGCTAGCAACATCGCAATGTCGAGAAACCGCAACAGCACGATCACCGTGTGGCCATACTGTTTGTAAAGTCCCCTAAATACGAGTCCAAAACCGAGTGGCATGTTCGTGAACCTCTTCTATTTCTCGCAACGTCGAGAAGACTGCTGTGCATCGGAACGGAAGCAGCCTTTCTGGCATTAGCCTACGAAGGCAAGATGAGTGAACAGCCGAGGGGAAAATTAAAACGAGATGAAGATTGAATTATTTTTGGAGGAGGATTTTTGCGCGGCGGTGACCAGAAGATGCCGGAAGTGCTTCGCTTATTCCAGCCTACAAGCTCAATTCATACGCCGGAACGTAGGCCGGGATAAGCGAAGCGTTCCCGGCGCGAAACTTGCGGCGTGACACTTAGAGCCTATCCTGAGATTCTATGTTTGATGTCAAGTCGAAGGGCCTGCCCTGAGCGAGTCGAAGGGCTCAGAGCGAGCGGCCGATCGGGATTGGCTCTTAAGCTATTCGAACTCCATCCCGCGAATGTTCTCGGGCTCGCTCCCACCCCAAGCCGCATCGTACCACCCTGTCCTTACGAATCGTCTGAACGAACTGAATTTCCATTCGAGCGACGCCGATGCAAGCCCGTGCTTGACCGGATTGTAATGGATGTAATCAAGATGCCGCCCGAAATCCTCGTCATCCCGTATGCTGCAATGTTCCCAATAGCGGGGTTGCCATAGGTTTTTCGAACCATCCTTGTTCAGCCGAGCCGGTACATGCCGTGAAAAATCGGTTTTGATCATTTGCCAGCGTGTGGAAAAGTCGGTATCCGCAACTGGCAATTGCCAAAGGCAATGCAGATGATCCGGCAAAACCACGGCGGCAATCATTTCGAAAGGGCGGCGAGGGTTTACATAGCGGAATGCCGAGCGCAGCTTTTCGATGTTTTGGTCATCGGCGAATAACGGTTGCCGTCCATGAGTTACGACGGTAAAAAAGTAGGTCCCGCCGGGGAGATAGAGCCGCCGATAATCGCTCATGGTTCGGATGATGTTACAAGCTGGTTTGCCGGAAACGCTTCGCTTATTCCGGCCTACCTACTACGAATCAGGAAGAAATTGACGACATCGTAGGCCGGGATAAGCCTGTCCTGAGCCCCGTCGAAGGGGCGTTAGCCGTTCCCGGCGCAATATCTAAAACGAAATTCTGACGCCGGCTTCGACAATATGGCTGGAAACGGTCCGCTGGCCGAGGCGGGTTTCATAGCGGAGAAAGGCGGCGTTGCCGCCGGGCAAGGTGGCGGCCAGCGATCCGCCCAGGTTGAAATAATCGCGGTCCGGGACCGAGTTGGAGATGGTGAAGCCGCCGGTGCCAGGGGCCGCATCCACGAAGCGTCCTCTGATATCGCGCGAGCCGTTCTGGTACTGGTGCTCCCACTCGAAGCGAATGGACGGCGTCAGTACGCCCCAGGGCAGACTGAAACTCCGGCCGATTTGGGCGCCCAGGTCCGTGGTCAGGGAGTGATCGTCCTGGCTGCTGAAGGCCAAGCCTAGGCCGCCGCCTCCTCTTTCCTGATAGGCGTCGATCTGGAGCTTGGCGTATTCCATACGGA
This region includes:
- a CDS encoding polysaccharide biosynthesis/export family protein, encoding MSASSTVGSLLGKSDAMAAVLVLWLVVFLSGCALTPGMDMKRGSDVSDAVVPVMKDGKLVKEKVKIVPITADLIIERENARLQDARTLTLPNSEPEPYRVGPHDRLLITVWDHPELNDPGGEDIPPELAGKVVLDDGTIFYPYVGTVHVAGKTVAEIRDMLTEALSKYFKKVKLDVRVLAFQAHKVTVVGEVKYPGVQSIVDSPLNVAEAISRAGGVTAEADLSHVTLARGDKLYPINLQALYEQGDNGQNLQLKAGDVLHVPDRYHAKVFVTGEVGRQQALQIHKGRMTLAQALSESNGIDFNTSNAEEIYVIRAGQAKPEIFQLNGKSPDAMILAEQFSLQPHDIVFVGTAGVTQWSRVLNQLLPSSFSQVMTRGAFYGGF
- a CDS encoding undecaprenyl-phosphate glucose phosphotransferase is translated as MPLGFGLVFRGLYKQYGHTVIVLLRFLDIAMLLAAAWVAFYFWHRTPVIDPDHRVVIAIGILGAIFFFEIGQIYRPWRNDAMRGEIARILRAWIFTLISVVCIVALVRLHVWLGSSYRWIATWGVLGFAFVVLARAVLSRVLRILRARGWQQGRIVMVGLNEMAIAASRQLNESPWAGLQVVGYVDDRSEPRGLVGAVSLPRLGGLKDLASLVTREAIDEVWVAFPFKGEARAEQVLHELRHLPVSIRLVIDCFAFKMSKFLNLNEVAGIPTLDISVSPLHGINRYIKEIEDRLLALILLILASPLMLLIAIGVKLSSPGPVFYRQERVGWNNRKFIMLKFRSMPVDAEAKTGPVWAKPGENRATPFGAFLRRTSLDELPQLINVLKGEMSLVGPRPERPDFVEVFKDQVPNYMKKHMVKAGITGWAQVNGWRGDTDLVKRIEHDLYYIQNWSVWFDLEIALRTIVSGFVNKNAY
- a CDS encoding REP-associated tyrosine transposase, with product MSDYRRLYLPGGTYFFTVVTHGRQPLFADDQNIEKLRSAFRYVNPRRPFEMIAAVVLPDHLHCLWQLPVADTDFSTRWQMIKTDFSRHVPARLNKDGSKNLWQPRYWEHCSIRDDEDFGRHLDYIHYNPVKHGLASASLEWKFSSFRRFVRTGWYDAAWGGSEPENIRGMEFE